In one Achromobacter spanius genomic region, the following are encoded:
- a CDS encoding CusA/CzcA family heavy metal efflux RND transporter: MFERLIRFAIEQRWLVLLFSLGIAAVGVYNYSRLAIDAVPDITNVQVQINASAPGYSPLETEQRVTYPIETVMAGLPGLQQTRSLSRYGLSQTTVIFDDGTDIYFARQLVNQRLQEAKESLPEGITPVMGPISTGLGEIFLWTVEATPEAKKEDGTPYTSTDLREIQDWVIKPQLRNVRGVTEVNSIGGYAKEYQVAPDMERLASYGLSLTDIITALERNNANVGAGYIERKGEQYLIRAPGQVKSMTDIKDIVLTAVDGQAIKIRDVADVAIGKELRTGAATDNGKEVVLGTVFMLIGENSRAVSQAVSQKLLEINKTLPKGVEAITVYDRTNLVDKAIATVKKNLLEGAILVIVILFVFLGNIRAAIITAMVIPLSMLFTFTGMVTYKVSANLMSLGALDFGIIVDGAVVIVENCVRRLSHAQQHHGRPLTRSERFHEVFAAAREARRPLLYGQLIIMVVYLPIFALSGVEGRMFHPMALTVVMALLGAMILSVTFVPAAVAMFIGDKVSEKEIRVMTWARKRYEPLLDLALRRTPMMLAGALGFVLVCGFIASRLGSEFIPNLNEGDMAIQALRIPGTSLTQSVAMQIQIEKRLKEKFPEIERVFARTGTAEIASDAMPPNISDGYIMLKPEKDWPSPKKTHAELREAIQREAQTIPGNNYEFSQPIQLRFNELISGVRSDVAVKIFGDDNDVLNRTATEVAEVLQKIPGASEVKVEQTTGLPMLTVSIDRAKAARYGLSLSDVQDALTIAAGGREAGTFFQGDRRFEIVVRLPEKVRENITSLKNLPIALPRAEGQVQTAYIPLSEVATFDLAPGPNQVSREDGKRRIVVSANVRGRDLGSFVGEAETAIAEQITVPTGYWTAWGGTFEQLESATKRLQIVVPVALLLVFVLLFAMFGNVKDGLLVFTGIPFALTGGILALWLRGIPLSITAAVGFIALCGVAVLNGLVLLSFIRSLREEGRPLDVAVREGALTRLRPVLMTALVASLGFVPMAIATGTGAEVQRPLATVVIGGIVSSTFLTLLVLPALYRLVHRRDPEELELSEAKA, from the coding sequence ATGTTTGAACGTCTAATTCGCTTCGCCATCGAGCAACGTTGGCTAGTTCTATTATTTTCTCTGGGGATCGCTGCCGTCGGGGTCTACAACTACTCGCGGTTGGCTATTGACGCTGTACCGGATATTACAAACGTTCAGGTCCAGATCAACGCCAGCGCGCCAGGCTATTCGCCTTTAGAGACGGAGCAGCGCGTAACCTATCCCATCGAGACGGTCATGGCTGGCCTTCCCGGGCTGCAGCAAACTCGCTCATTGTCTCGCTACGGCCTCTCCCAAACGACGGTGATTTTTGACGATGGAACGGACATCTACTTTGCCCGCCAACTCGTTAATCAACGTCTGCAAGAGGCAAAAGAGAGTCTTCCGGAGGGCATTACTCCCGTCATGGGACCCATTTCTACTGGACTGGGAGAGATCTTCCTTTGGACCGTGGAAGCGACTCCTGAAGCGAAGAAAGAAGACGGAACGCCCTACACATCCACTGATCTTCGCGAGATTCAAGATTGGGTAATCAAACCCCAATTGCGCAACGTTCGAGGGGTGACGGAGGTCAACTCAATCGGTGGCTATGCAAAGGAATATCAAGTCGCTCCAGACATGGAACGCTTGGCGTCCTACGGCCTTTCGCTGACTGACATCATTACGGCTCTGGAACGAAACAACGCCAATGTGGGCGCGGGCTACATTGAACGAAAGGGCGAGCAGTACCTGATTCGGGCTCCCGGTCAGGTAAAGTCGATGACCGATATCAAAGATATCGTCCTAACAGCCGTTGACGGGCAAGCCATCAAAATTCGAGATGTCGCTGACGTTGCGATAGGCAAAGAACTTCGCACGGGTGCCGCCACAGACAACGGCAAGGAGGTGGTGCTCGGCACTGTCTTTATGCTAATCGGGGAGAACAGCCGTGCGGTCTCTCAGGCGGTCTCGCAAAAGCTCCTTGAAATTAACAAGACGCTGCCAAAAGGTGTAGAGGCGATCACCGTCTATGACCGCACCAATCTCGTGGATAAGGCGATCGCCACGGTAAAGAAGAATTTGCTGGAAGGCGCGATCCTAGTGATCGTGATCCTTTTCGTCTTCCTAGGGAACATTCGCGCCGCCATCATCACTGCGATGGTGATCCCGTTGTCGATGTTGTTCACTTTCACAGGCATGGTGACCTACAAAGTGAGCGCAAACCTAATGAGCCTCGGCGCATTGGATTTCGGGATTATCGTCGATGGCGCAGTAGTGATTGTTGAAAACTGCGTGAGGCGGCTGAGCCATGCGCAGCAACATCATGGCCGCCCGTTAACGCGCTCAGAACGTTTCCATGAGGTGTTTGCCGCAGCGCGCGAAGCCCGGCGTCCGCTGCTGTACGGTCAACTGATCATTATGGTGGTGTATCTTCCGATATTCGCGCTCAGCGGTGTCGAAGGTCGTATGTTCCACCCGATGGCTCTCACCGTTGTCATGGCTCTGCTCGGCGCAATGATCTTGTCGGTGACGTTCGTACCGGCAGCGGTGGCTATGTTCATCGGGGATAAGGTATCGGAGAAAGAGATCCGGGTGATGACCTGGGCTCGTAAGCGCTATGAACCGCTGCTTGACCTGGCGCTTCGTCGCACTCCTATGATGCTCGCGGGCGCTCTGGGGTTTGTGCTCGTGTGCGGCTTTATCGCATCGCGGTTGGGTAGCGAATTTATTCCGAACCTCAACGAAGGCGATATGGCAATCCAGGCATTGCGCATTCCCGGAACAAGTCTGACGCAATCAGTCGCCATGCAGATTCAGATTGAGAAAAGGCTGAAGGAGAAATTCCCGGAGATTGAGCGCGTGTTTGCTCGAACGGGGACGGCGGAAATCGCTTCCGATGCAATGCCCCCGAATATCTCGGACGGGTACATCATGCTCAAGCCAGAGAAAGACTGGCCTAGTCCCAAAAAGACTCATGCTGAGTTGCGAGAAGCGATCCAACGCGAGGCGCAGACCATCCCTGGGAACAACTACGAATTCTCGCAACCGATTCAACTTCGCTTCAACGAGTTGATCTCGGGTGTACGCAGTGACGTCGCAGTAAAGATCTTTGGTGACGACAATGACGTGCTAAATCGCACTGCTACAGAGGTCGCCGAAGTTCTTCAAAAGATCCCAGGGGCATCTGAAGTCAAAGTGGAACAAACCACAGGTCTTCCTATGCTGACCGTGTCGATCGATCGAGCGAAGGCGGCACGCTATGGTCTAAGCCTTTCTGACGTCCAGGACGCGCTGACGATTGCTGCGGGTGGTCGAGAGGCGGGAACGTTCTTCCAAGGAGATCGGAGGTTCGAGATCGTGGTGCGGCTGCCTGAAAAAGTGCGAGAGAACATCACTTCTCTCAAGAACTTACCCATCGCTCTCCCAAGGGCGGAGGGGCAGGTTCAGACGGCATACATTCCGTTGTCAGAAGTCGCGACGTTTGATTTGGCGCCTGGCCCCAATCAAGTATCGCGCGAAGACGGAAAACGTAGGATCGTGGTAAGCGCCAACGTCCGCGGCAGAGATCTCGGGTCGTTTGTCGGCGAAGCAGAAACGGCGATTGCTGAGCAGATCACCGTGCCAACCGGATACTGGACGGCATGGGGAGGTACTTTCGAGCAACTCGAATCAGCCACAAAGCGCCTCCAAATTGTGGTGCCCGTTGCGCTTCTTCTTGTGTTTGTACTGCTGTTCGCGATGTTCGGAAATGTCAAAGATGGGCTACTCGTGTTTACCGGCATCCCCTTCGCCTTGACGGGAGGAATTCTTGCTCTGTGGCTGCGAGGGATACCTTTGTCTATTACGGCGGCGGTGGGATTTATTGCCCTTTGTGGCGTTGCTGTGCTCAACGGCCTCGTGCTGTTGTCCTTTATCCGC
- a CDS encoding heavy metal response regulator transcription factor — protein MKILVVEDERKLAEYLKRALSEHNYVVDVASDGVSGLHLARETQYDLILLDVMLPGMDGFSVLNELRKSDRVPVLMLTARDKVEDRVRGLQDGADDYLVKPFALSELLARVLAIGRRRGQVVTESSRQNVLRVGDLELDLLRRKASRAGTRLDLTAKEFTLLALLMRKQGEVLSRLDLAEQVWDINFNSNTNVVEVAVRRLRGKVDDPFEVKLLHTVRGMGYVLELRNE, from the coding sequence ATGAAGATTCTGGTCGTTGAAGACGAGCGCAAACTTGCTGAGTACTTAAAGCGAGCCCTCTCAGAACACAACTACGTCGTCGACGTTGCGTCGGACGGAGTCAGCGGCCTACACCTGGCACGCGAGACCCAGTACGACCTCATACTTTTGGATGTGATGCTGCCGGGAATGGACGGGTTTTCTGTCCTGAACGAGCTTCGCAAGTCAGACCGCGTACCGGTTCTGATGCTCACAGCACGGGACAAGGTTGAAGACAGGGTTCGAGGTTTGCAGGACGGCGCCGATGACTACCTGGTCAAACCGTTTGCGCTGTCCGAGTTGCTAGCCCGCGTCCTAGCAATCGGCCGCCGGAGAGGCCAGGTAGTCACGGAGTCCAGCAGGCAAAACGTGTTGAGAGTCGGAGATCTGGAACTTGATCTTCTCCGACGGAAGGCCAGTCGCGCCGGCACGCGGCTCGACTTGACGGCTAAGGAATTTACGCTGCTTGCCCTTCTAATGCGAAAGCAGGGTGAGGTCCTATCTCGTCTGGACCTTGCAGAACAGGTCTGGGACATCAACTTCAATAGCAATACGAACGTGGTCGAGGTTGCTGTACGAAGACTGCGCGGAAAAGTGGACGATCCTTTCGAAGTAAAGTTACTTCACACCGTGCGCGGGATGGGCTATGTGCTTGAACTGAGGAATGAGTGA
- a CDS encoding DUF4148 domain-containing protein: MKAILSGAAIALALATIGTSAQAETFHRTNTEIGYEVHVGDSPKGKTSEQVRAELIAAKADKKEWFFTNLNAAKPGWMVKTEKTREQVKQERDSVTPEEQARIDEIYNTGA; encoded by the coding sequence ATGAAAGCAATTCTCTCTGGCGCTGCCATCGCACTCGCACTTGCCACCATCGGGACTTCCGCTCAAGCGGAGACATTCCATCGTACCAACACCGAAATCGGCTACGAAGTTCACGTTGGTGATAGCCCGAAGGGTAAAACCTCAGAGCAGGTTCGCGCGGAGTTGATTGCCGCGAAGGCCGACAAAAAGGAGTGGTTCTTTACCAACCTGAATGCTGCTAAACCGGGCTGGATGGTAAAGACCGAAAAAACGCGAGAGCAGGTCAAGCAAGAACGCGACTCTGTCACCCCCGAAGAGCAAGCACGGATAGACGAGATCTACAACACGGGCGCTTAA
- a CDS encoding porin: protein MKKTLLLAVSAATLSTAAYADTSVTLYGIIDTGIGYAKVNGSYVDPQTGAKSDLKASRLGMTSGQTAGSRWGLRGKEDLGDGLYATFRLESGYDSANGSSSQNSRLFGREATVGLGSDQWGEFRLGRQYNVASRLMAAMYGSSFGGGFTQLNTGGGLGFSGSNFVRYDNLALYESPSIGGFRVSAGYAFNADDRTTAQTGFKTADNTRAITSGVSYANGPLMAFFAYEQLNASNKLSSAQTAATPRSFTLGGSYDFEAFKLALAYERATDGWFAGKSLPSSASIGSFRGTPSNAFVDGFSTNSYLLAASVPLGGSSSMFGSWQRVDPNNSDLTGGDSTSNTFALGYSYTLSKRTSMYALASYTKNFAFQSDAKATEAMVGLRHSF, encoded by the coding sequence GTGAAGAAAACTCTACTGCTGGCAGTTTCCGCAGCAACGCTTTCCACCGCCGCTTACGCCGATACTTCGGTCACGCTGTACGGCATCATCGATACTGGCATTGGCTACGCCAAGGTCAATGGTTCTTATGTTGACCCGCAAACTGGCGCAAAATCTGACCTGAAGGCCAGCCGTCTTGGAATGACTTCAGGTCAAACCGCTGGCTCGCGCTGGGGATTGCGCGGGAAAGAAGACCTGGGCGACGGTTTGTACGCGACCTTTCGCCTCGAATCTGGCTATGACTCCGCAAACGGTTCGTCCAGCCAGAACAGTCGTCTGTTTGGCCGGGAAGCCACAGTCGGACTCGGCAGCGATCAATGGGGTGAATTCCGTCTCGGACGTCAGTACAACGTTGCGTCGCGCTTGATGGCCGCGATGTATGGCTCCAGCTTCGGCGGTGGGTTCACCCAACTAAACACCGGCGGAGGTTTGGGCTTCAGCGGTTCAAATTTCGTCCGCTATGACAACTTGGCGTTGTATGAAAGCCCTTCGATTGGCGGATTCCGCGTTTCGGCCGGCTATGCGTTTAACGCTGATGACCGGACTACGGCTCAAACGGGATTTAAGACGGCGGATAACACTCGCGCAATCACCAGCGGTGTTAGCTATGCCAACGGTCCGCTGATGGCCTTCTTCGCCTATGAGCAATTGAACGCATCGAACAAGCTATCGTCCGCGCAGACTGCGGCAACGCCTCGTTCGTTTACGCTGGGGGGCTCTTACGACTTCGAAGCATTCAAATTGGCACTGGCGTACGAGCGCGCCACGGACGGGTGGTTCGCGGGCAAGAGCCTGCCGTCGAGCGCCTCGATCGGGTCGTTCCGAGGCACCCCGTCTAATGCATTCGTTGACGGCTTCAGCACTAACTCCTATCTGTTGGCCGCATCCGTGCCTCTGGGTGGTTCCAGCAGCATGTTCGGTTCGTGGCAGCGCGTTGATCCGAACAATAGCGATCTCACTGGTGGCGATTCGACCAGCAATACGTTTGCGCTGGGCTATTCCTACACCCTGTCGAAGCGCACGTCGATGTATGCGCTCGCGTCGTACACCAAGAACTTTGCCTTCCAGAGTGATGCCAAAGCGACGGAAGCAATGGTCGGGTTGCGCCATTCGTTCTAA
- a CDS encoding DUF4148 domain-containing protein, whose product MKIQLAVAALVVSLSGCAIASSPTPVSDSGKTRAEVRADLAMWKRAGMEKFYRGRISPNVYSEKYRASYATYLKLRNGQEYKDEVARLTNGEK is encoded by the coding sequence ATGAAGATTCAACTTGCAGTTGCCGCCTTGGTAGTCTCACTTTCCGGTTGTGCGATAGCGAGTAGTCCGACCCCCGTGTCAGACAGTGGGAAAACGCGCGCGGAGGTGCGTGCGGATCTGGCGATGTGGAAACGCGCGGGGATGGAAAAGTTCTACCGTGGAAGGATCTCGCCCAATGTATATAGTGAAAAATATCGAGCTAGTTATGCAACGTATTTAAAGCTCCGCAACGGGCAGGAGTACAAGGACGAAGTCGCCCGCCTAACTAATGGCGAAAAATAG
- a CDS encoding efflux RND transporter periplasmic adaptor subunit, translated as MSPYFTLVRRRAVIAVALSLQFLIPAPVFAGPSDHGSGGHSEAAAGPNGGEITKDGDDTVEVGLVEEGETARLKIWAATGGKPVRPGDLKATATLKRPNGDEVSLTLKPSSAGLVSDQVIPEPHFFEVDISVSLPGREGPLHAELHKEEGLVALTAEQASAAGIVTSEAKAESLQASTRFPGEIRFNADRTAHVVPKAAGTVQQVSADLGQEVKKGQLLAVISSASLSELRSEWLAATKRRNLAAATNARELKLWREQVSAQQDYQQAQTALQEADIAVQNALQKLRAVGAEPSAKDLSLLEIRAPFDGTVVEKHIALGEALTDASNVFTISDLSTVWAEFVIAPKDLQTVRVGEDAKVTSTAFAEEASGTVSYIGNLLGQQTRTATARVTLKNPDMAWRPGLFVSVNVVVERNEVGVAVESDAIQDINGQPTVFVEVPGGFLPQAVKLGATTEKSSEVVSGLRAGTRYVSSNAFVLKSELGKATADHAH; from the coding sequence ATGAGTCCGTACTTCACGTTAGTTCGGCGCCGCGCCGTGATTGCCGTCGCGTTGTCGCTTCAATTTCTAATTCCGGCACCTGTTTTTGCGGGTCCATCAGACCATGGGAGTGGAGGCCATTCCGAAGCAGCGGCAGGTCCGAATGGAGGCGAAATTACAAAGGACGGAGACGACACGGTCGAGGTCGGACTAGTCGAGGAAGGCGAAACTGCCCGTCTAAAGATTTGGGCAGCGACAGGGGGCAAGCCGGTAAGGCCTGGTGACCTGAAGGCAACTGCAACCCTGAAAAGGCCAAATGGGGATGAAGTGTCCCTCACACTAAAGCCTTCGTCGGCGGGCCTGGTGAGCGATCAAGTCATTCCCGAGCCACACTTCTTTGAAGTAGACATTAGCGTGTCATTGCCGGGCCGCGAGGGCCCCCTACATGCAGAGTTGCACAAGGAGGAGGGCTTGGTGGCGCTTACCGCTGAGCAGGCGTCTGCTGCTGGGATCGTTACGAGCGAAGCTAAGGCCGAAAGCCTTCAAGCGAGCACGCGATTTCCTGGAGAGATTCGATTTAACGCTGATCGGACAGCGCACGTTGTACCGAAGGCAGCAGGAACAGTTCAACAGGTATCTGCTGATCTAGGACAAGAAGTGAAGAAGGGCCAGCTGTTGGCAGTTATCTCCAGCGCTTCGCTTTCCGAACTTCGAAGCGAGTGGCTTGCCGCTACGAAGCGTCGAAACTTGGCCGCGGCGACGAATGCTAGAGAGCTAAAGCTGTGGCGCGAACAGGTATCAGCCCAACAAGACTACCAGCAGGCTCAGACTGCACTTCAAGAGGCCGACATTGCTGTCCAAAACGCTCTACAGAAGCTCCGTGCTGTTGGGGCGGAGCCCTCGGCGAAAGACTTGAGCCTCCTCGAAATTCGCGCGCCATTTGACGGCACTGTCGTCGAGAAGCACATCGCGCTGGGTGAAGCACTGACAGACGCGTCGAACGTCTTCACGATTTCCGATCTGAGTACAGTCTGGGCGGAATTCGTTATCGCACCTAAAGACTTGCAGACTGTACGAGTGGGTGAAGATGCGAAGGTGACGTCCACCGCTTTTGCCGAAGAAGCATCCGGTACCGTGTCATACATAGGCAATTTGCTAGGACAGCAAACGCGCACTGCCACCGCCCGGGTGACTTTGAAGAATCCGGATATGGCTTGGCGACCCGGTCTCTTTGTTTCTGTAAACGTGGTCGTCGAGCGCAATGAAGTGGGGGTTGCAGTGGAGAGCGACGCAATTCAGGACATCAATGGACAGCCCACAGTCTTCGTGGAAGTTCCTGGTGGATTTCTGCCGCAGGCAGTCAAGCTAGGTGCGACTACGGAGAAAAGCTCTGAGGTGGTATCCGGCCTACGGGCGGGAACGCGATATGTCAGTTCCAATGCTTTTGTGCTGAAGTCCGAGTTGGGCAAGGCAACGGCTGATCACGCGCATTGA
- a CDS encoding DUF4148 domain-containing protein, producing the protein MKISLKMLSAAVLVAAPMSYLSAQPASPAGVKAQTYTSNVDRGLTRAEVRADLAMWKKAGMDAFWNQSETPDFYSREYKAAYAEYVRLRGGPEYQQELERLKR; encoded by the coding sequence ATGAAAATTTCCCTCAAAATGTTGTCAGCCGCCGTTTTGGTAGCAGCCCCCATGTCTTATTTGAGTGCACAACCAGCCTCGCCAGCGGGCGTGAAGGCTCAGACGTACACGAGCAACGTCGACCGGGGACTTACCCGAGCCGAGGTACGGGCGGATCTTGCTATGTGGAAGAAAGCGGGAATGGATGCATTCTGGAATCAAAGCGAGACTCCTGACTTTTACAGTCGTGAATACAAGGCGGCATACGCAGAGTATGTCCGCCTGCGCGGAGGCCCCGAATACCAACAGGAGTTGGAACGCCTCAAGCGCTAA
- a CDS encoding heavy metal sensor histidine kinase: MRFRAINSLREWLSRWLAIQTFVALGLVCVVVYVATNLNLTYRQQALLEQKREVIEHLADEFAIKGDLSALEHKLNDFFYGKSEFSLRLVIKGKISVYGEPKVAANDSSRIHVVFSLPAPSEPDRRMTAELFLDTTPDVRLRVMLAWTLFACALVGAIVVSVIANVLVRRALHPLHEVARQAALISPDRIGERLGEEGLAQEIKPLVLQFNAVLQRLERAYVQMEGFNADVAHELRTPLATLIGETEFALAGNRSTFELRDILGSNLEELQRMSAIINDMLFLSQADRGAKARAIHVLSLREITEEVLEYHEAEALEAKVSLTLIGDQPGEVDRSLYQRAVSNLVTNAIRYSKPDSVVTVSLGKNEDGQVSIAIHNVGERIEEQHLPRLFYRFYRSDSSRTSDANHHGLGLAIVAAIARMHGGTPFVNSDETGTTIGFSISEDS, from the coding sequence ATGCGCTTTCGAGCGATCAACTCACTGCGCGAATGGCTATCGCGGTGGCTTGCGATACAAACCTTTGTCGCACTCGGACTTGTTTGCGTTGTCGTGTACGTCGCGACAAACCTCAATCTCACTTATCGCCAACAGGCGCTTTTGGAGCAAAAGCGAGAGGTGATCGAACACCTTGCTGACGAATTCGCAATCAAAGGTGATCTATCTGCTCTTGAGCATAAGCTAAACGATTTCTTCTATGGAAAATCGGAGTTTTCTCTACGCCTCGTTATAAAGGGAAAGATAAGCGTTTACGGCGAACCGAAAGTCGCTGCAAATGACTCCTCTCGAATACATGTCGTCTTCTCTCTGCCAGCGCCAAGCGAACCGGACAGGAGAATGACTGCTGAGCTATTTCTCGACACGACTCCCGATGTGCGCCTCCGGGTAATGTTGGCATGGACGCTTTTCGCTTGCGCATTAGTCGGAGCAATTGTGGTTTCCGTTATAGCCAACGTGCTGGTGCGGCGCGCATTGCATCCTCTGCACGAAGTTGCGCGGCAAGCAGCATTGATTTCTCCTGACCGCATCGGAGAGCGTTTAGGCGAAGAAGGCCTCGCTCAAGAAATTAAGCCATTGGTTCTGCAATTCAACGCTGTCCTTCAGCGCTTGGAACGGGCCTATGTCCAAATGGAAGGCTTCAACGCAGATGTAGCTCATGAACTGCGCACTCCCCTCGCCACGCTAATAGGGGAGACTGAATTTGCACTGGCGGGAAACCGGTCAACGTTTGAGCTACGAGACATACTTGGCTCAAACCTTGAGGAATTGCAGCGCATGTCAGCAATAATTAACGATATGCTTTTCCTCTCTCAAGCGGACCGCGGTGCGAAGGCTAGGGCTATCCATGTATTGAGCCTTCGAGAGATCACTGAAGAGGTACTCGAATACCACGAGGCCGAAGCACTCGAAGCAAAAGTCAGTCTGACTTTGATTGGCGACCAACCCGGGGAAGTGGACAGATCTCTCTATCAACGAGCCGTCTCCAATCTAGTGACGAACGCGATCCGTTACAGCAAACCAGATTCAGTTGTCACCGTCAGTCTTGGTAAAAATGAGGACGGACAAGTTAGTATCGCTATTCACAATGTCGGTGAACGGATCGAAGAACAGCATCTTCCGCGACTTTTCTACCGCTTTTACAGGTCTGACTCTTCTCGGACAAGTGATGCCAATCACCATGGATTAGGATTGGCCATCGTTGCAGCAATTGCACGCATGCACGGCGGCACGCCTTTCGTTAATTCAGACGAGACGGGCACGACGATAGGTTTCAGCATATCCGAAGATTCTTAG
- a CDS encoding heavy metal response regulator transcription factor: MKILVIEDERKLAEMLRRSLTENSYIVDIALDGVSGLQLAHETQYDLIILDIGLPGLDGFEVLQRIRQHDNVPVMMLSSRSSLEDRVRGLEQGADDYLMKPFALSELQARVLALKRRGVGSGDAMSGRNILRVADLELDLLRRRVARGHSRIDLTAKEFGLLTYLMRRPGEVLSRLVLAEQVWDMNFNSNTNVVEVAIRRLRAKVDDPFDTKLLHTVRGMGYTLEHRDGD, from the coding sequence ATGAAAATCCTAGTTATTGAAGACGAGCGGAAACTCGCTGAAATGCTACGCCGCAGTCTCACGGAGAATAGCTATATCGTTGACATCGCTTTGGACGGCGTTAGCGGACTGCAACTCGCTCACGAGACTCAATACGACCTGATAATTCTGGACATTGGCCTGCCAGGATTAGACGGGTTTGAAGTATTGCAGCGGATTCGACAGCATGACAACGTACCCGTCATGATGCTCAGTTCTCGAAGCAGCCTAGAAGACCGAGTCCGCGGCTTAGAACAAGGAGCCGATGATTATCTGATGAAACCATTTGCCCTCTCCGAGCTTCAGGCTCGAGTGCTTGCTTTGAAGCGGCGAGGGGTGGGGTCGGGCGACGCCATGTCAGGCCGAAACATTCTGCGTGTGGCTGACCTTGAGCTCGATCTTCTTCGACGACGAGTCGCACGCGGCCACTCACGCATTGACCTCACGGCCAAAGAGTTTGGCCTGCTGACCTACCTGATGCGTAGGCCCGGCGAAGTGCTATCGCGACTTGTGCTCGCGGAACAGGTTTGGGATATGAACTTCAATAGCAACACGAATGTCGTAGAAGTGGCAATTCGGCGGCTTCGTGCGAAGGTCGACGATCCATTCGATACCAAGCTGCTCCACACTGTCAGGGGGATGGGGTACACACTTGAGCATCGGGACGGAGACTAG
- a CDS encoding TolC family protein: MMRFKTIPLLLMAVALCGPQVWAQTTPEQYTKGDAPSASGKILTLSEAMDAAFNLNPQLSAAKNNFGASKGLVDQAGLLPNPSLDVSVDDHQRATRTTTTMLSMPIELGGKRSARTKAAQLSSELAGRDYDVAKSEIKTSVLSRFYAVAIAQETLRVNQDMAEVAVGALRVAQKRVDSGKAPPLERNRADIELTKAQLEVRQAENDLNVARRELSLLWGDPIPKFDLVRANIDDLPPRRTLDELRSALLDSPRMAAGRLALEVSKAELNVEKSKRYPDITVSGGVARDNEVGRNKAQFGVSLPLPIFDRNQGNVYAATMQTYKAQDVYRELEARLSADLVIAASTYDLAIASATEYRQSVIPTSQKAYEGARKGFEAGKVGYLEVLDAQRTLSQGNISYLTTLSRAASARAEIERILGQ, encoded by the coding sequence ATGATGCGCTTTAAGACAATTCCGCTGTTGCTTATGGCCGTTGCGCTGTGCGGCCCGCAGGTGTGGGCACAGACTACGCCTGAACAATACACCAAGGGAGACGCACCATCTGCGTCCGGAAAAATTCTCACTTTGTCTGAGGCGATGGATGCAGCGTTCAATTTGAACCCTCAACTGTCAGCAGCGAAGAACAATTTTGGCGCTTCAAAGGGTTTGGTAGATCAAGCAGGCCTTCTTCCAAATCCTTCTCTAGACGTCAGCGTCGACGATCACCAGCGTGCGACGCGGACAACAACAACAATGCTAAGCATGCCCATCGAGTTAGGTGGGAAGAGAAGCGCACGCACGAAGGCGGCCCAGCTAAGCAGCGAACTCGCCGGCCGTGACTATGACGTCGCGAAGTCAGAGATAAAGACCTCCGTGCTGTCCCGCTTTTATGCGGTTGCGATTGCCCAGGAAACGCTGCGCGTGAACCAAGATATGGCCGAAGTTGCCGTTGGGGCTCTTCGCGTTGCCCAGAAGCGAGTTGACTCTGGAAAGGCTCCTCCTTTGGAGCGAAACCGGGCAGATATCGAACTGACAAAAGCGCAGCTCGAGGTGCGGCAAGCAGAAAATGATCTCAACGTTGCACGCAGAGAACTCTCCCTTCTTTGGGGTGATCCGATTCCAAAATTCGATCTTGTGCGCGCGAATATTGACGATCTACCTCCGCGTCGAACTCTTGATGAGTTGCGCTCTGCATTGTTGGATTCGCCCCGAATGGCAGCAGGACGTCTTGCCTTGGAAGTGAGTAAGGCAGAACTGAATGTCGAGAAAAGCAAGCGGTATCCGGACATTACTGTGAGCGGAGGAGTGGCTCGTGACAATGAGGTTGGTCGCAACAAAGCTCAGTTTGGTGTCTCCTTGCCCTTGCCTATTTTCGATCGAAATCAAGGCAACGTCTACGCCGCCACGATGCAGACGTACAAGGCGCAAGACGTCTATCGGGAGCTGGAGGCACGGTTGAGCGCTGACTTGGTGATAGCCGCTTCCACTTATGACCTTGCGATTGCATCCGCGACGGAGTATCGCCAGTCCGTCATTCCAACTTCGCAGAAGGCCTACGAGGGAGCCCGGAAGGGCTTTGAGGCCGGAAAGGTCGGGTACCTGGAAGTCCTCGATGCTCAGCGAACGTTGTCGCAAGGGAACATTTCTTACCTAACGACATTGTCGAGAGCTGCGTCAGCCCGCGCCGAAATTGAACGAATTCTTGGCCAATAA